The nucleotide sequence GGAGAGAATGTAGGAATGACATCGCTCGGCAGATATTGCCCTTGGCCGTTGGCGTACCAGATGCTGCCGACTTTCGCCGTGAAGATCTGTCCAGGATACAGATTGAGCGCGACCTCGACCGGTTGGCCCGCCTTGACATACTTGAGGACTTCTTGGTTGAAGGTGGCAAGGAGATAGCGATCCGCATCGACGACGAACGTCGCGATGCCGCCGACCCGCACGATACCAGAAACCATCCCCGGCCGGACCTGCACGTTGATCATGTGGCCGTCCGCGGGCGCCACGATCGTGGTGTTGTCCAAGTAGTAGTGCGCGAGCGCGAGCTGGCCTTTGGCGGCCTTCACGTTCGCGATCGACGAGCTCAGGTTGGCCCGGCCCTGTGCCAAGGCTGCCTGCGCGCTCGCGACCACCGTATTGACGCCGCCGATCTGCGATTCGTACTCAAGACGAGCGCGCTCAACGCCGGCCTGCGCCCCTTTGATCTCGGCGCGGTCGGCACTCACTTGGGCATCCCATTTTTGGACGTCTTCGACCGGGCCTGAACCAGTGCGCGCGAGCCTCGCGGAAAGGTTTTCCTCATATTGCGAGTACTTCAGCTCGCTGCGTCCTTTGACGACCCGCTGCTGTGCTGCGTCCAGGTCTGCTTTGAGCACACCGACCTGCTGCCCGGCCGCGGCGAGTTGCGACTGGAGCTGCGCGACATCGTATTGTGCGGTGGTCACTTTCGCGGTATCGGCGTCAAGCTGCCCTTCGGCTTGTCTGACCTGGAATTCGTACGGGCGCCGATCGAGCTGGAAGAGCGGCTGTCCCTTCTTCACAGGAACATTCTGCTGCGCCAAGACAGCGGTGACGAGCGTAGGTTCGGGCAGGCGGGGGATCAGCTGAACCGTATACTGGACGATCTTTGCGTCGGACGACTGCGGAGTCGCGAACCGCACCCCGATGAGAACGCCGAGAAGGATATGAAGTATGATCAAGCCCGACACGACCGCCCACGCGGGACTGAACTTGAGCCATTTGAACCTGAAGAAGACGAGCCAGATGAACAGGAGGTAGCCGACCGTGATGATGATGATGATCCCCACGCGCGGCTATGCCCCCGGCTCGTCGTTCGGATGCGTCGGCGGTTTCGTCGAGTCGGACGTTGGCGGAGCGGGCTCTCCCTTCAGCTTGGCGATCATGTCGCGGATGTTGCGCTGCTCCTGCTCGGGCAGGTAGCGGATGTCGACGACGTCAGTCGGCTTAAACGCCCACATGAACGCTTGAATCCATGGAACGACCGCCAGAAAACCGAGCCATCCCATGAGGTTGACCGCATCCGCATCGGGATGCTTGCGCGCGATCGCGATTCGTCCTGGTAAGCCGAGAATGAAAACGAGCGATACCAAAAAGATGACAGCCAATAAGAACAGCACTGCAAATGTGATGAAATCCCAGCCGTCTACTTTAAAACCCATGTGGCCCTCAGGTGAGCTGGCGGACCACCTCGCCGCCTTGGTATCTCCTCCGTGCGTGCCCTAGTCGGAGAGAAGCAATGCGTCCCCTCGCAATAGCCTGTATGTGAAGTTCATTGAAAGATGCGAAGGAGTGTCAACGCCCGTAAGAGGCCGACGTTTCTTCCTGCGGCTATGTTCAACCTACTACCGTTACAGAGGACCCGCACGCTCTGACGCAGTGCGGGTCTTGGCTGAATTCTGACTAACGGTGATTCACGCGCTTCGGGGGACCGCATGGGCGGACCCGAGCTACGGCGGAGTTCCTTGGGCGATAGCCTCAATCCTGAGAACTTCGAAAAAGGGACGCCCACCTAACTCCTTCAATTTGCCCTGCGTCAAGTACCCCTGCTGTGCGCAGTTCTCGCGGTGCTGCCACTTACCCGCAATGACGTTCTGGAGGCATCCCATGATCAAAGCTCGTTACTTAGTCGCCTTGCTTTGCGCGATCGCGCTTGCACTGAGCGCTTCGAGTCGAGCGGCACAGGCCGCCGACCAGAAGCCCAACATCGTGTTCATCCTGGTCGACAATGTCGGCTGGGGAACTTTTGGGGTGTACGGTGGAACAGTGGCCACGCCGCGCATCGACGAGCTGGCCAACAGCGGTATCCGTTTCAACAATTACAACGTGGAGGTGCAATGCACGCCGACGCGCTCGGCCATCCACACCGGGCGCTACTCGGTTCGGTCAGGGACATATACGGTACCCTTGCCAGGGCAAGGGCCGGGTGGAATGTCGCCGTGGGAATACACGATTGCCAAACTCCTCTCGGATGCCGGATACACCACCGCGCTCTACGGCAAGTGGCACCTTGGCGATACCCAGGGCCGTCTGCCGAATGACCAGGGCTACGACGAGTGGTGGGGCCTTCCGGAGACCTGGGATGTGGCCGGTTACACGTCCTATCCGCTGTTCAAGGAGAGCGGCGAGCCCGTCCCCATGCTGTGGGAGGGCAAGAAGGGCCAACCATCGAGACCGGTGATGCCGATCAACCTCAGCAATCGGGCAATCATGGATGAGAAATACATTATTCCGAAGACGATTGACTTCATCAAACGTAATGCAACGGCGAAGAAGCCGTTCTTCGTGTACGTCGGTTACTCAGAAATGCATCCACCGATGATCGCCAATCCGAATTTTGCGGGTAAGTCCACGCAGCGCGGCGGCGTGTTTGCGGACCTGGTCGCCGAAATGGACTACCGCGTCGGCCAAATCATGGATGCCATCAAGGCGGCGGGCATCGACGACAATACCATCGTCATCCTCAGTAGCGACAATGGCAGCGGTGGGGCAATCCTGCAGCTTGGCGGAAGTGAGCAAGGGCCATGGCGCGGAGATTTCTTCAACACGCCATTTGAGGGGAGCTATCGCGTGCCGGCGATGATCCGCTGGCCCGGGCATGTGCCTGCGGGTGTCGTCACGCAAGAAATGCTCGCGGACGTGGATTGGATGCCGACGCTGGCCGGAATGGTCGGTGCGCCGAATCTGGTGCCCAAGGACCGACCGATCGACGGCATCGATGCCTCTGCCTTCATGCTGGGGAAAAGCCCATCAACCGGCCGTGACAGCTATATGCTCTTCGATACGGACGCCCAGCTCATGTCGATCAAATGGAAGATCTACAAGACGATCTTTCGCTACACCGATGCGCAAA is from Candidatus Eremiobacteraceae bacterium and encodes:
- a CDS encoding biotin/lipoyl-binding protein, translated to MGIIIIITVGYLLFIWLVFFRFKWLKFSPAWAVVSGLIILHILLGVLIGVRFATPQSSDAKIVQYTVQLIPRLPEPTLVTAVLAQQNVPVKKGQPLFQLDRRPYEFQVRQAEGQLDADTAKVTTAQYDVAQLQSQLAAAGQQVGVLKADLDAAQQRVVKGRSELKYSQYEENLSARLARTGSGPVEDVQKWDAQVSADRAEIKGAQAGVERARLEYESQIGGVNTVVASAQAALAQGRANLSSSIANVKAAKGQLALAHYYLDNTTIVAPADGHMINVQVRPGMVSGIVRVGGIATFVVDADRYLLATFNQEVLKYVKAGQPVEVALNLYPGQIFTAKVGSIWYANGQGQYLPSDVIPTFSPANPNLPQNQFAVQIFMDQPTKDEPAPAGFPIGAQGVAAVYAQSSGPWAALRKIDIRTKTWLNWLYPIPF
- a CDS encoding DUF3302 domain-containing protein: MGFKVDGWDFITFAVLFLLAVIFLVSLVFILGLPGRIAIARKHPDADAVNLMGWLGFLAVVPWIQAFMWAFKPTDVVDIRYLPEQEQRNIRDMIAKLKGEPAPPTSDSTKPPTHPNDEPGA
- a CDS encoding arylsulfatase, with translation MIKARYLVALLCAIALALSASSRAAQAADQKPNIVFILVDNVGWGTFGVYGGTVATPRIDELANSGIRFNNYNVEVQCTPTRSAIHTGRYSVRSGTYTVPLPGQGPGGMSPWEYTIAKLLSDAGYTTALYGKWHLGDTQGRLPNDQGYDEWWGLPETWDVAGYTSYPLFKESGEPVPMLWEGKKGQPSRPVMPINLSNRAIMDEKYIIPKTIDFIKRNATAKKPFFVYVGYSEMHPPMIANPNFAGKSTQRGGVFADLVAEMDYRVGQIMDAIKAAGIDDNTIVILSSDNGSGGAILQLGGSEQGPWRGDFFNTPFEGSYRVPAMIRWPGHVPAGVVTQEMLADVDWMPTLAGMVGAPNLVPKDRPIDGIDASAFMLGKSPSTGRDSYMLFDTDAQLMSIKWKIYKTIFRYTDAQIRPAMEQPYVTPELPMIYDLSSDPHEDNNLFYSDLTCGWILGPDFKIIGAYERSIKEFPNIKPGEDFKGYR